A genomic segment from Parolsenella catena encodes:
- a CDS encoding zinc ribbon domain-containing protein, with protein sequence MARGDFKRRMEASQRQMLEWARGRNGADELSGACTNVAVALVIVDLFAHTTWLSILALVLLGYSWFRITSKRVGARSLENARVLKATGPIVPFLANPVGALREARAYVHLTCPSCGQRVRIPRGKGKVRITCPKCHARFEGKA encoded by the coding sequence ATGGCAAGGGGAGACTTCAAGAGGCGCATGGAGGCGTCACAGAGGCAGATGCTCGAGTGGGCGAGGGGCCGCAACGGCGCTGACGAGCTCTCGGGGGCCTGCACGAACGTGGCCGTCGCGCTCGTCATCGTGGACCTGTTCGCGCACACGACGTGGCTCTCCATCCTCGCCCTGGTCCTGCTCGGCTACTCGTGGTTTCGCATCACGTCCAAGAGGGTGGGGGCCCGTAGCCTCGAGAACGCCCGTGTGCTCAAGGCAACCGGTCCCATCGTGCCTTTTCTCGCCAATCCTGTGGGCGCGCTGCGCGAGGCCCGCGCCTACGTGCACCTGACGTGTCCCTCGTGCGGCCAGCGCGTCCGTATCCCGCGCGGCAAGGGCAAGGTGCGCATCACCTGCCCCAAGTGCCACGCACGCTTCGAGGGAAAGGCGTAG